One segment of Megachile rotundata isolate GNS110a chromosome 6, iyMegRotu1, whole genome shotgun sequence DNA contains the following:
- the LOC100879344 gene encoding transmembrane reductase CYB561D2: protein MEGKEASTSSFQLKGVKVDTASSSSSSNSFTNLETPSERRSIYGTCVTAVDLINHVLIVGVTVCLLYYSIQSSTVMLLHVALCTLGYVLLMSEAIVVLADESSLTNFLTRRAKSHVHWVLQLLGAICIVAGTVVMYREKTFHFKSIHAILGIASIAVMLFLVAFGYPVLVAAKLRTVIRPVVVKFCHNFLGISCFVLGMASQCYGYKKGWLPKTSNVPNIQLICIIVTALITILSLRGALPSLFKQFMTMFR, encoded by the exons ATGGAGGGAAAGGAAGCGAGCACGTCATCGTTCCAATTGAAGGGCGTAAAGGTTGACACAGCTTCATCATCGAGTTCTTCGAATAGTTTCACCAATTTGGAAACCCCTAGCGAGAGGCGAAGCATTTACGGCACATGCGTTACAGCGGTAGACCTTATTAACCATGTACTCATCGTGGGTGTGACAGTTTGTCTTCTTTACTATTCGATACAGTCTAGCACCGTAATGCTTCTGCACGTCGCTCTTTGCACTCTTGGG TACGTCCTACTGATGTCAGAGGCCATTGTCGTGCTAGCCGATGAAAGCAGCTTGACGAACTTTCTTACGCGTCGTGCCAAGAGCCACGTTCACTGGGTCCTGCAGCTACTCGGAGCGATCTGCATCGTAGCCGGTACCGTGGTGATGTATCGGGAGAAGACATTTCATTTCAAGTCGATCCACGCGATCCTCGGCATCGCGTCGATAGCTGTTATGCTCTTTCTGGTAGCCTTTGGATACCCTGTCCTCGTCGCCGCGAAACTTCGCACGGTAATCAGACCCGTGGTCGTCAAGTTTTGCCACAACTTCTTGGGCATCAGCTGTTTTGTCTTGGGCATGGCTTCGCAGTGTTACGGCTACAAAAAGGGCTGGTTGCCCAAAACATCTAACGTACCTAATATCCAGCTAATTTGCATCATCGTTACCGCGTTAATCACGATACTTTCGTTGAGAGGAGCTCTGCCGTCGCTCTTCAAACAATTCATGACGATGTTTCGATAA